A stretch of Corallococcus macrosporus DNA encodes these proteins:
- a CDS encoding Dyp-type peroxidase, with translation MLELDDIQSGVLRPRPSPYVATYILLRIDERSAGRELMRRLGAAVTPASDPGSAAADPGLGVALTYHGLEALGVPRDSLDSFAWEFRQGMAARAKTLGDDGESSPEHWEPPLGTSEVHVVLTALSPNQARLEAALDRAHTALRALGGITALWRQDCHALSTGKEPFGFRDGISHPAIEGSGIPGSNPHEAPLKPGEFVLGYPDETGGISPMPRPDVLGRNGTYVAFRKLHQRVAAFRQYLKDAASSPEDEEVLAAKMMGRWRSGAPLALCPHHDVPGLGADASRNNDFHYSDDPTGYKTPPASHIRRANPRDASVAGVVRLHRMIRRGTAYGPELPDGVLEDDGVDRGLMFAFIGAHLGRQFEFVQAEWVNGGEFLGLGDAKDPIAGAHDGAGDFSFPKRPIPRRLQGLSRFVVTRGGEYCFMPGLRALRWLAELQT, from the coding sequence ATGCTCGAACTGGACGACATCCAGAGCGGCGTGCTGCGGCCCCGGCCATCTCCGTACGTCGCGACGTACATCCTCCTGCGCATCGATGAGCGGAGCGCGGGACGGGAGTTGATGCGGCGGCTCGGCGCGGCGGTGACCCCGGCCAGCGATCCCGGCAGCGCGGCCGCCGACCCCGGGCTCGGCGTCGCGCTCACGTATCACGGGCTCGAGGCGCTGGGCGTTCCGCGGGACTCCCTGGACAGCTTCGCGTGGGAGTTCCGGCAGGGCATGGCCGCCCGGGCGAAGACCCTGGGCGACGACGGTGAGAGCAGCCCCGAACACTGGGAACCACCCCTGGGAACGAGCGAGGTCCACGTCGTATTGACGGCGCTTTCGCCCAATCAGGCCCGGCTCGAAGCCGCGCTGGACCGCGCGCACACGGCCCTGCGGGCGCTTGGCGGCATCACGGCCCTGTGGCGTCAGGACTGCCACGCCCTGAGCACGGGCAAGGAGCCGTTCGGGTTCAGGGACGGCATCAGCCATCCGGCCATCGAGGGGAGCGGCATTCCCGGGAGCAATCCCCATGAGGCGCCGCTCAAGCCAGGCGAATTCGTCCTCGGCTACCCGGATGAGACGGGCGGCATCTCCCCGATGCCCCGGCCCGACGTCCTGGGGCGCAATGGAACCTACGTCGCCTTCCGCAAGCTTCATCAGCGCGTGGCCGCGTTCAGGCAGTACCTGAAGGACGCCGCGAGCAGCCCGGAGGACGAGGAGGTCCTGGCGGCGAAGATGATGGGGAGGTGGCGGAGCGGCGCGCCGCTGGCGCTGTGCCCCCACCACGACGTTCCCGGCCTGGGCGCCGATGCGTCGCGAAACAATGACTTCCACTATTCCGATGACCCGACCGGATACAAGACACCTCCCGCGTCGCATATCCGGCGAGCGAATCCCCGCGACGCGTCGGTCGCTGGCGTGGTCAGGCTCCACCGGATGATCCGGCGCGGGACGGCCTACGGCCCCGAGCTGCCCGACGGCGTCCTCGAGGACGATGGCGTCGACCGGGGGTTGATGTTCGCCTTCATCGGCGCGCACCTCGGACGGCAGTTCGAGTTCGTGCAAGCGGAGTGGGTCAACGGCGGTGAGTTCCTGGGGCTGGGCGATGCGAAGGACCCCATCGCTGGCGCGCACGACGGGGCGGGCGACTTCTCCTTCCCGAAGCGGCCCATCCCCAGGCGGCTGCAGGGCCTTTCGCGGTTCGTGGTCACGCGCGGAGGCGAGTACTGCTTCATGCCCGGGTTGCGCGCGTTGCGGTGGCTGGCGGAGCTCCAGACATGA